One Sphingomonas sp. LHG3406-1 genomic window carries:
- a CDS encoding DsbE family thiol:disulfide interchange protein, with translation MSRRLWLIVPLLIFVGFVAAAAWRLAAPPDSNIRSRMVGREAPAFAAGPMLPGRPGLATADLGQGKPRLVNFFASWCVPCIAEAPVLLELQKRGVAIDAVALRDKPEDVTEFLARYGDPFGAIGDDPVGEAQIAFGSSGVPESFIVDGQGIVRYQHIGPIAPEQVAEVMAEWEKAK, from the coding sequence ATGAGCCGCCGCCTCTGGCTGATCGTCCCGCTGCTGATCTTCGTCGGCTTCGTCGCCGCCGCGGCCTGGCGGCTGGCTGCGCCGCCCGACAGCAACATCCGCTCGCGCATGGTCGGGCGGGAGGCGCCGGCCTTTGCCGCCGGGCCCATGCTGCCCGGCCGACCCGGCCTCGCCACTGCCGACCTCGGCCAGGGCAAGCCGCGCCTGGTCAACTTCTTCGCCAGCTGGTGCGTCCCCTGCATCGCCGAGGCGCCGGTCCTGCTCGAACTCCAGAAGCGCGGCGTCGCGATCGACGCCGTCGCCCTTCGCGACAAGCCGGAGGACGTCACCGAATTCCTCGCCAGATATGGCGACCCGTTCGGCGCGATCGGCGACGATCCGGTCGGCGAGGCGCAGATCGCCTTCGGCTCCTCGGGCGTGCCGGAAAGCTTCATCGTCGATGGCCAGGGCATCGTCCGCTACCAGCACATCGGCCCGATCGCGCCCGAGCAGGTCGCCGAGGT
- a CDS encoding heme lyase CcmF/NrfE family subunit — protein sequence MIAEAGLAALWLAFALALLQFCLALAGNRLGDLKTLVAPVAVAQGLLTLLAFVLLIWLFVRTDTSVELVAANSHSAKPFIYRFSGTWGNHEGSMLLWVTVLSAAGALLALIERRLPEASLRATLGAQALLALGFFSFLLIASNPFTRLDPAPPQGQGLNPLLQDPGLAFHPPTLYLGYVGLSVAFSLAVGALLTREVGPAMARAMRPWVLGAWVLLTIGIVAGSYWAYYELGWGGWWFWDPVENASLMPWLAATALLHSINVLAARGSLRAWTVMLAVVAFSMSMIGTFLVRSGILTSVHSFAVDPTRGSFILGLLIFYTGGALLLFALRIASVREGARFDPVSREGALVANNLILSVILGTVFVGTLYPVAVEAVSGEKISVGPPYFNAVTGPLVLILAALLFIGPLLRWRKDSRPNLRRIAGPALVTVAAFGLTFLDPAMGILPRLGLAFAAGLATASFLPLAGRDLRRTPLTIWGMVISHLGIAVAMAGAASDAAFTRETLAAARPGQVLGVGPWQVRFNGVDPVPGPNWTAIEGHLVATRGGTSIRLDPQSRYFSSPATETNEAAIATRWNGQLYTVIGHREGDRWQLRLWWKPFVTLIWLGGALIALGGLLAMIGRLRRERGRPLPVSGAAV from the coding sequence ATGATCGCCGAAGCCGGCCTGGCCGCGCTCTGGCTCGCCTTTGCGCTCGCCCTGCTCCAGTTCTGCCTTGCGCTCGCCGGCAACCGCCTTGGCGATCTCAAGACGCTCGTCGCCCCGGTCGCGGTGGCGCAGGGGCTTTTGACCCTGCTCGCCTTCGTCCTGCTGATCTGGCTGTTCGTGCGCACCGACACCAGCGTCGAACTGGTCGCCGCCAACAGCCACAGCGCCAAGCCCTTCATCTACCGCTTCTCCGGCACCTGGGGGAATCACGAAGGCTCCATGCTCCTGTGGGTGACGGTGCTGTCGGCCGCGGGTGCCCTGCTCGCGCTGATCGAGCGTCGTCTGCCCGAAGCCAGCCTTCGCGCGACGCTCGGTGCGCAGGCGCTGCTGGCCCTCGGCTTTTTCAGTTTCCTGCTGATCGCCTCCAATCCCTTCACCCGCCTCGATCCGGCGCCGCCGCAAGGGCAGGGGCTCAATCCCCTGCTGCAGGATCCGGGCCTGGCCTTCCATCCGCCGACCCTCTACCTCGGCTATGTCGGCCTGTCGGTCGCCTTCAGCCTCGCCGTCGGCGCCTTGCTGACCCGCGAGGTCGGCCCCGCCATGGCCCGCGCCATGCGCCCGTGGGTCCTCGGCGCCTGGGTGCTGCTGACCATCGGTATCGTCGCCGGCAGCTACTGGGCCTATTACGAGCTCGGCTGGGGCGGCTGGTGGTTCTGGGATCCGGTCGAGAATGCCTCGCTCATGCCCTGGCTCGCTGCCACGGCCCTGCTTCACTCGATCAACGTGCTGGCCGCGCGCGGCTCCTTACGCGCCTGGACCGTCATGCTGGCGGTGGTCGCCTTCTCCATGTCGATGATCGGCACCTTCCTGGTCCGGTCGGGCATCCTCACCAGCGTCCACAGTTTCGCGGTCGACCCCACCCGCGGCAGCTTCATCCTTGGCCTGCTGATCTTCTACACCGGCGGCGCCTTGCTCCTGTTTGCGCTGCGCATCGCCTCCGTCCGCGAAGGCGCGCGGTTCGACCCGGTCAGCCGCGAAGGCGCGCTGGTCGCCAACAACCTCATCCTCTCGGTCATCCTCGGCACCGTCTTCGTCGGCACCCTCTATCCGGTGGCGGTCGAGGCCGTTTCGGGCGAGAAGATCTCGGTCGGTCCGCCCTATTTCAACGCGGTCACCGGACCCCTGGTCCTGATCCTCGCCGCGCTGCTGTTCATCGGTCCGCTGCTGCGCTGGCGCAAGGACAGCCGACCCAATCTCCGCCGCATCGCCGGACCGGCGCTTGTCACGGTCGCCGCCTTCGGCCTGACCTTCCTCGACCCCGCCATGGGCATCCTGCCGCGTCTCGGCCTCGCCTTCGCGGCAGGGCTCGCTACTGCCAGCTTCCTGCCGCTCGCGGGGCGCGACCTGCGCCGAACGCCCCTGACCATCTGGGGCATGGTGATCAGCCATCTCGGGATCGCAGTCGCCATGGCCGGCGCCGCCTCCGACGCCGCCTTCACCCGCGAGACGCTCGCCGCCGCCCGTCCCGGTCAGGTGCTTGGCGTCGGACCCTGGCAGGTGCGCTTCAACGGCGTCGACCCGGTCCCCGGACCCAATTGGACGGCGATCGAGGGGCATCTGGTCGCGACCCGCGGCGGCACCTCCATCCGCCTCGATCCGCAGAGCCGCTACTTCAGCTCGCCGGCGACCGAAACCAACGAAGCGGCGATCGCCACTCGCTGGAACGGTCAGCTCTACACCGTCATCGGCCATCGCGAAGGTGACCGCTGGCAGCTCCGCCTGTGGTGGAAGCCGTTCGTCACCCTGATCTGGCTTGGCGGGGCGCTGATCGCGCTCGGTGGCCTGCTGGCGATGATCGGCCGCCTGCGCCGCGAGAGAGGACGGCCTCTACCCGTCTCCGGAGCCGCGGTATGA